One window of the Synechococcus sp. CC9311 genome contains the following:
- the ribBA gene encoding bifunctional 3,4-dihydroxy-2-butanone-4-phosphate synthase/GTP cyclohydrolase II, giving the protein MDPIFDSIPDALNAIRNGECVVVVDDERRENEGDLICASQFATPEQINFMAKEARGLICLAIEGDRLDALDLPLMVDRNTDENQTAFTVSIDAGPEHGVSTGISAEDRSRTIQVVLQADAKPSDLRRPGHVFPLRARSGGVLKRAGHTEAAVDLAQLAGLIPSGVICEIQNSDGSMARLPELQNYSKQFGLRLISIADLISYRLQNERFVRRHAQCVMPSRFGQFQAIGFRNELDNSEHVALVKGVPGQLQEPVLVRMHSECLTGDSFGSLRCDCGPQLEAALSQIEQEGEGVVVYLKQEGRGIGLINKLKAYSLQDGGLDTVEANEKLGFGADLRNYGVGAQILGDLGIHRLRLLTNNPRKIAGLGGYGLEVVSRVPLIINPGDHNANYLATKRDKLGHLFNEYNAAEIATLAWDCGEEFIAKLPDLLHRAEALAVKSSLTLQAEQTPRLLALWERPQFVWTVSGETSAIELFLKTLASWTETKRLGFLKTAKAEQRLHPSLQLNREERDLASLLSDKKNSWSDESDQPILIHWS; this is encoded by the coding sequence ATGGATCCGATCTTTGACTCCATCCCCGATGCCCTCAACGCCATCCGTAATGGCGAGTGCGTTGTTGTCGTCGATGACGAACGCCGTGAAAACGAAGGAGATTTGATTTGCGCTTCGCAGTTTGCGACGCCAGAGCAGATCAATTTCATGGCCAAAGAGGCTCGCGGTTTGATCTGTCTTGCGATCGAAGGAGATCGTCTCGATGCTCTCGACCTCCCTTTGATGGTTGATCGCAACACCGATGAAAATCAAACGGCGTTCACGGTGAGTATTGATGCCGGGCCTGAGCATGGCGTTTCGACTGGAATTTCAGCGGAGGACCGCTCTCGCACGATTCAGGTTGTGCTTCAGGCTGATGCCAAGCCATCCGATCTAAGGCGTCCAGGGCATGTGTTTCCCCTGAGGGCCCGTTCTGGAGGCGTGCTCAAGCGTGCTGGACATACAGAAGCAGCGGTGGATCTCGCTCAGCTCGCCGGACTTATTCCATCGGGGGTGATTTGCGAAATTCAGAACTCCGATGGGTCGATGGCACGCCTGCCAGAACTCCAGAACTACTCCAAACAATTTGGCTTAAGGCTCATCAGCATTGCTGACCTCATCAGCTATCGACTTCAGAACGAACGTTTTGTTCGTCGTCATGCTCAGTGTGTGATGCCCAGTCGGTTTGGACAGTTCCAAGCGATCGGATTCCGCAATGAACTGGACAACAGTGAGCATGTTGCCCTCGTGAAAGGTGTCCCCGGGCAATTGCAAGAACCTGTGTTGGTTCGGATGCATTCAGAGTGCCTGACAGGGGATTCTTTTGGTTCGCTTCGTTGTGACTGTGGGCCACAACTTGAAGCCGCGCTGTCTCAAATTGAGCAAGAAGGTGAAGGTGTTGTTGTTTATTTGAAGCAAGAGGGACGTGGCATTGGTCTGATCAATAAGTTGAAGGCTTACAGCCTCCAAGATGGAGGCCTTGACACCGTTGAAGCAAACGAGAAGCTGGGATTTGGAGCCGATCTACGAAATTATGGAGTTGGAGCGCAGATCCTTGGTGATCTTGGTATTCATCGCTTAAGACTCCTGACCAATAACCCACGCAAAATTGCAGGACTCGGTGGTTATGGCTTGGAAGTGGTGAGCAGAGTCCCACTAATCATTAATCCAGGTGACCATAATGCCAACTATTTAGCTACAAAGAGAGACAAACTAGGACACTTGTTTAATGAGTATAATGCCGCTGAAATTGCAACTTTGGCCTGGGATTGTGGCGAAGAATTTATCGCTAAACTCCCAGATCTTTTGCATAGGGCTGAGGCGTTAGCCGTCAAATCTAGTCTTACCTTGCAGGCAGAACAAACACCAAGACTCCTTGCTCTTTGGGAACGTCCTCAATTTGTGTGGACTGTTTCTGGCGAGACTTCCGCGATTGAGCTGTTTCTCAAGACGTTGGCGTCTTGGACAGAAACAAAAAGGCTTGGTTTCTTGAAAACGGCGAAAGCGGAACAACGTCTCCATCCTTCATTGCAACTCAATCGGGAAGAAAGGGACTTGGCTTCTCTTTTGAGTGACAAAAAAAACAGCTGGTCAGACGAATCTGACCAGCCGATTTTGATTCACTGGTCCTAA
- a CDS encoding PDZ domain-containing protein gives MDRVRISIDLCEPARQQLRVKLEWKPRVFHQSWLMPVWTPGSYTVRDHAQHLHSLRFQQSGRVISAKRVAPSCWEAELEDLDPVCLTYTLEARQLTVRTNHLDPDFASLCLPAVVMLINGERWNPHLLHLTLPTGWLEHLPLPRVDDGFEAKDFDHLVDTPIHAGPFHSRPFKVCGHHHELLTIGEPPMGWPPTFQADIEAMCEAACTLMGTPPPAGDRYQLVIQLLDQGYGGLEHDHASVLQFSWEALTKKDGYRQLLQLIGHEYFHQWNVRRLRPGAYVPYRYDKAEISDGLWFAEGVTSYFDLTLSLLASKSDRQTFLEDLGKDISHVLLNPGYKIQSLADSSREAWLRLYKQTPANSLTQISYYRLGTVISFCLDVQLRQAGSALSYVVRNLWQSLGRHGKGYEPKDLIQAVAVRNKALAEVLPTWLETTMVAPIHDSLNALGLMAVPIHSQHADVGMQLSKQKGRVLINKVSPGGPAEQAGLVPGDEVVGAHDWRLRGLEHWQALLQGPEQIPVLYARRGRLSSTILKKKDPIVEHWEITWDPGASSSQKELRDRWFSIV, from the coding sequence ATGGATCGCGTCAGGATTTCGATCGATCTCTGTGAGCCTGCTCGTCAGCAACTCAGAGTGAAACTCGAGTGGAAACCTCGTGTCTTTCATCAATCGTGGTTGATGCCCGTATGGACTCCTGGGTCGTACACGGTGCGTGACCATGCACAGCATCTTCATAGTCTTCGGTTTCAACAATCAGGTCGTGTCATAAGCGCCAAGCGAGTTGCACCTTCGTGCTGGGAAGCAGAACTAGAAGACCTCGACCCGGTTTGCTTGACCTACACGCTGGAAGCCCGCCAACTCACGGTGCGCACCAATCACTTAGATCCAGATTTCGCATCTCTGTGCCTGCCGGCAGTGGTCATGCTGATTAATGGAGAGCGATGGAATCCGCATCTTCTCCATCTAACTTTACCGACCGGATGGTTAGAACACTTACCTCTGCCACGTGTTGACGATGGCTTTGAAGCAAAAGACTTTGACCATCTCGTCGATACACCCATCCACGCCGGTCCCTTTCATTCACGCCCTTTCAAAGTTTGTGGGCATCACCATGAATTACTAACGATTGGCGAACCACCGATGGGGTGGCCACCGACATTTCAAGCCGATATTGAGGCGATGTGTGAAGCCGCTTGCACGTTGATGGGAACCCCACCACCGGCTGGAGATCGCTATCAATTAGTGATTCAGCTTCTCGATCAAGGCTATGGCGGTCTTGAGCATGATCACGCGTCAGTACTTCAATTTTCCTGGGAAGCTCTAACTAAAAAAGATGGTTATCGACAACTTTTACAATTAATTGGGCATGAATACTTTCACCAATGGAATGTACGTAGGTTACGGCCCGGTGCCTACGTACCCTATCGATACGACAAGGCTGAAATCAGCGATGGACTCTGGTTTGCAGAAGGGGTAACCAGCTATTTTGATCTCACTCTGTCTCTCTTAGCATCTAAATCTGATCGGCAAACTTTCCTTGAGGATTTAGGCAAAGACATTTCTCATGTACTCCTTAATCCTGGATACAAGATCCAATCCTTGGCTGATAGTTCAAGAGAAGCATGGCTAAGGCTCTATAAGCAAACCCCCGCCAACTCTTTGACCCAGATCAGTTATTACCGGCTCGGGACTGTTATTTCATTCTGCCTTGATGTTCAACTAAGGCAGGCCGGTTCGGCACTCTCCTATGTCGTTCGAAATCTTTGGCAGAGCTTGGGACGTCATGGCAAGGGATATGAACCAAAAGATCTAATCCAGGCCGTGGCTGTTCGCAACAAGGCACTAGCTGAGGTTTTACCAACCTGGCTTGAAACAACGATGGTGGCTCCAATTCACGACAGCTTGAATGCCCTTGGCTTGATGGCCGTTCCGATTCACTCGCAGCATGCAGACGTTGGGATGCAACTTTCTAAGCAAAAAGGTCGTGTGTTGATCAATAAAGTGAGCCCTGGTGGTCCTGCCGAACAAGCAGGTCTCGTACCAGGTGATGAGGTGGTCGGCGCTCATGACTGGCGTCTCAGAGGTCTTGAGCATTGGCAAGCACTTCTTCAAGGCCCCGAACAGATTCCTGTCCTTTATGCACGTCGCGGCCGTCTCAGCTCGACAATCCTGAAGAAAAAGGATCCAATTGTTGAGCACTGGGAGATCACCTGGGACCCTGGTGCATCGTCATCACAAAAAGAATTACGTGATCGATGGTTTTCAATCGTGTGA
- a CDS encoding DnaJ domain-containing protein has translation MTSIAEPDYWALLGLNPGSDGDALKRAFRREARRWHPDLNGNDRQAEERFKLVNEAYAVLSDHDRRDAWERRRTGRSSSKDPFASGFPDFEEYLAVVLGIGNPSEPDRAEPIYEEDQAQSEDRPTPSPQPPPPVRSQDNLETTVVLTPDQALHGTAVNLELADGTVIEVETPPFAGDGWRLRLEGVAPGGRDHFLQLQVVTAEGLRIDGLRVLYRLELFPPDAALGCAVDVPTLSGSVTLQVPPGSSSGRLLRLRERGLAWNDRQGDQLVEVVIVIPAQLNDDEQALYQRLQELSLDQGRI, from the coding sequence ATGACTTCTATCGCTGAGCCCGATTATTGGGCCCTCCTAGGTCTCAATCCAGGAAGTGACGGAGACGCGCTGAAGAGAGCTTTCAGGCGTGAGGCAAGGCGCTGGCACCCTGATCTCAACGGGAACGATCGCCAGGCTGAAGAGCGCTTCAAACTTGTCAATGAGGCCTATGCCGTCCTCAGTGATCACGACAGGCGTGACGCATGGGAGAGACGTCGCACCGGTCGCAGCAGTAGCAAAGACCCATTTGCTTCAGGATTCCCAGATTTCGAGGAGTATCTAGCTGTTGTTCTGGGCATTGGTAATCCTTCAGAGCCTGATCGGGCTGAACCCATTTACGAGGAGGATCAAGCACAATCCGAGGACAGACCAACTCCATCTCCCCAACCACCTCCGCCTGTTCGCTCTCAAGACAATCTTGAAACAACGGTTGTCTTGACCCCTGACCAAGCCCTTCACGGTACGGCTGTGAATTTGGAGCTTGCCGATGGAACGGTGATCGAAGTTGAGACGCCTCCATTCGCAGGGGATGGTTGGCGCCTTCGTTTGGAGGGAGTCGCACCTGGCGGACGTGATCATTTTTTACAGCTGCAAGTGGTGACCGCTGAGGGGCTTCGCATTGATGGATTGCGCGTGCTTTACCGCTTGGAACTGTTTCCTCCGGATGCGGCCCTTGGGTGCGCGGTAGATGTTCCAACGCTGTCGGGATCCGTCACCCTTCAAGTACCTCCAGGTTCATCGAGTGGTCGTCTGTTGCGATTAAGAGAACGCGGCCTGGCCTGGAACGACCGACAAGGAGATCAACTGGTGGAGGTGGTCATCGTGATTCCTGCCCAATTGAACGATGACGAACAAGCGCTTTACCAGAGGCTTCAGGAACTGAGTTTGGACCAAGGTCGGATCTAA
- a CDS encoding peptidylprolyl isomerase, whose translation MKTDAGQIKLEMFDQDAPNTVANFVKLAREGFYDGLAFHRVIDGFMAQGGCPNSREGAKGMPGTGGPGYTINCEINSRKHAPGILSMAHAGKNTGGSQFFIVHEAQPHLDGVHTVFGQTGDMDVVLALKNGSRIESVTVTD comes from the coding sequence ATGAAAACGGATGCCGGCCAGATCAAGCTGGAAATGTTCGATCAAGATGCTCCGAACACCGTCGCCAATTTTGTGAAGCTCGCTCGAGAAGGTTTCTACGACGGTCTTGCTTTCCATCGCGTCATCGATGGTTTTATGGCACAGGGTGGATGCCCCAACAGCCGTGAGGGTGCCAAAGGAATGCCTGGAACAGGCGGTCCTGGCTACACCATTAATTGCGAAATCAACAGCCGGAAGCATGCTCCTGGCATTCTTTCGATGGCTCATGCCGGTAAGAACACAGGCGGAAGCCAGTTCTTCATCGTTCATGAAGCTCAGCCCCATCTCGATGGTGTTCATACCGTATTTGGACAAACCGGTGACATGGATGTTGTTCTTGCCTTAAAAAACGGCAGCCGTATTGAAAGCGTCACGGTGACCGACTAA
- the purN gene encoding phosphoribosylglycinamide formyltransferase, whose product MPARTNLSHCVDDSLDSGLELISPLIQHWPHFEPPLRLGVMASGNGSNFEAIQDSISANALHADIHLLVVNNQGCGAEERAQRLDIPCQLLDHRQFETRESLDHALVKAFLEADVELIVMAGWMRIVTPVLIEAFPNRLLNIHPSLLPSFKGLDAVGQALQASVRISGCTAHLVQADVDTGPVIAQAAVPVFQDDSRASLAQRIQSQEHRILPWAIALAGLNWRQAAEKLPSEAQG is encoded by the coding sequence ATGCCCGCGCGTACGAACCTTAGCCACTGTGTTGATGATTCTCTCGATTCAGGTCTCGAGCTGATTTCCCCATTGATTCAGCATTGGCCTCACTTTGAACCACCGCTGCGTCTCGGAGTGATGGCCTCTGGCAATGGAAGCAATTTCGAGGCGATCCAAGACTCGATTTCTGCCAACGCGCTGCATGCCGACATTCACCTCCTAGTGGTCAACAACCAAGGTTGTGGCGCTGAAGAGAGAGCACAACGTCTCGATATCCCTTGCCAATTATTGGATCATCGACAGTTTGAGACGAGAGAAAGTCTCGATCACGCACTTGTTAAGGCTTTCCTTGAGGCCGATGTGGAACTGATCGTGATGGCTGGCTGGATGCGGATTGTCACTCCAGTGTTGATTGAAGCCTTCCCAAACAGATTGCTCAATATCCACCCATCCCTTCTGCCCAGCTTCAAAGGTCTCGATGCGGTTGGGCAAGCTCTCCAAGCGTCGGTACGGATCAGTGGTTGCACTGCTCATCTGGTGCAGGCTGATGTGGATACCGGACCGGTCATTGCCCAAGCGGCTGTTCCAGTATTTCAGGACGACAGTCGAGCTTCCCTGGCCCAACGCATTCAATCTCAGGAACATCGGATTCTGCCCTGGGCTATCGCTCTTGCAGGATTGAATTGGCGCCAGGCCGCCGAGAAACTTCCCAGCGAAGCTCAGGGATAG
- a CDS encoding N-acetylmuramoyl-L-alanine amidase, whose amino-acid sequence MVFNRVTEIWKRVQSHLFHRGATLILCSGTLVLGIGALAWLSNDQSGALKASSPSLLDLLDEVGSEAKRERQKAQPSSQPQPPRAISWSSPLAKQCSGFDAKVKNRLDDQQRTLQQRRVSVATDPSNFGERFRINPWGATLNPDPRVVVLHETVYSLQSAVNTFMTPHPRDADQVSYHTVIGLDGKIVDLVDPLKRAYGAGYSAFLGEWAVTNAKIRGSVNNFALHLSLETPRDGSNSRSTHSGYSTAQYDSLALVLKDWIDRFGFTPAAITTHRHVDLGGERGDPRSFDWDQLQTRLAALEVLCP is encoded by the coding sequence ATGGTTTTCAATCGTGTGACTGAAATCTGGAAGCGAGTGCAGTCTCACCTATTCCATCGTGGTGCGACTCTGATTCTTTGTAGTGGCACTCTGGTTCTTGGCATCGGTGCTCTGGCCTGGTTGAGCAATGATCAAAGTGGTGCGCTTAAAGCCAGCAGTCCATCGCTGCTCGATCTACTTGATGAAGTAGGCAGCGAGGCGAAACGAGAACGTCAAAAAGCTCAGCCATCCAGCCAACCGCAACCCCCCAGGGCGATTTCCTGGTCTTCACCTCTAGCCAAACAATGTTCAGGCTTTGACGCGAAGGTCAAAAACCGGCTTGATGATCAACAACGCACACTCCAGCAACGAAGAGTGTCCGTAGCGACTGATCCTTCTAATTTTGGAGAACGCTTCAGGATTAATCCCTGGGGAGCAACTCTCAATCCTGATCCACGCGTCGTTGTACTCCATGAAACGGTGTACTCGCTTCAATCAGCTGTGAATACCTTTATGACTCCCCATCCCAGAGATGCAGATCAAGTGAGTTATCACACGGTGATTGGTCTCGATGGGAAGATCGTTGACCTTGTGGATCCACTCAAGCGCGCCTATGGAGCGGGCTATTCGGCTTTTCTTGGTGAGTGGGCCGTAACGAATGCAAAAATAAGGGGGTCAGTCAATAATTTTGCGCTTCACCTAAGTTTGGAAACACCTCGAGATGGCAGTAATAGCAGATCGACGCATAGCGGATACTCAACAGCACAATATGATTCATTAGCGCTTGTACTCAAAGACTGGATCGATCGTTTTGGATTTACTCCAGCGGCGATTACGACCCATCGGCATGTTGATCTTGGTGGAGAGCGTGGCGATCCAAGAAGTTTTGATTGGGATCAACTGCAAACACGTTTAGCTGCCTTAGAAGTTCTATGCCCCTAG
- the argC gene encoding N-acetyl-gamma-glutamyl-phosphate reductase, with protein MAIKRVAVIGASGYGGLQSLRLLQSHPEFEISLLGGERSAGKRWSELCPFLPLPDDPLVESPDPTRIAECADVALLSLPNGLASGLVPGLLERGVRVVDLSADYRYRSLDQWARVYAQESLSCKRTDTDLCMEAVYGLPEWNASAIATARLVAAPGCFPTASLLPLLPFLKQGLIEQDGVIIDAKTGTSGGGRAAKEHLLLAEASESICPYGVVGHRHTSEIEQMASEVAGCGIQLQFTPHLVPMVRGLLSTVYARLRDPGLTAEDCTTVLDSFYRHHACVTVLPVGTYPATKWAKHTNRAFLSVQVDNRTGRLVLMSAVDNLMKGQAAQAFQCLNLMAGLPGETGLPLVPFYP; from the coding sequence ATGGCGATCAAACGAGTTGCGGTCATCGGAGCATCCGGTTATGGGGGCTTGCAAAGCCTGAGGCTGTTGCAGTCCCATCCCGAATTTGAGATCAGCCTGCTCGGCGGAGAACGCAGTGCTGGCAAACGCTGGAGTGAGCTCTGCCCGTTTTTGCCCCTTCCGGATGATCCCCTTGTGGAGAGTCCTGACCCCACCAGAATTGCCGAGTGCGCTGATGTAGCTCTGCTCAGCCTTCCCAATGGACTGGCGAGTGGACTGGTTCCTGGACTTCTTGAACGTGGTGTTCGGGTCGTTGATCTCTCCGCTGATTACCGCTACCGCTCGCTCGATCAGTGGGCGAGGGTCTATGCCCAGGAGTCTCTCTCTTGCAAGCGCACGGATACTGACCTGTGTATGGAGGCGGTCTACGGATTGCCTGAGTGGAATGCTTCCGCCATCGCAACAGCACGATTGGTTGCCGCACCTGGCTGTTTTCCCACCGCGAGCTTGCTGCCTTTGTTGCCCTTCCTCAAGCAAGGGTTGATCGAACAAGACGGTGTGATCATCGATGCAAAGACGGGCACATCCGGTGGTGGACGCGCTGCGAAAGAACATCTTCTGTTGGCGGAGGCCTCTGAATCGATCTGTCCTTACGGCGTTGTAGGCCATCGCCACACCTCAGAAATTGAACAGATGGCCAGTGAGGTTGCAGGATGTGGCATCCAGTTGCAGTTCACACCGCATCTGGTTCCAATGGTTCGCGGGCTGCTGTCAACGGTGTACGCCAGATTGCGGGACCCTGGACTAACGGCCGAAGACTGCACCACTGTTCTCGATAGTTTTTACCGCCATCACGCCTGCGTCACGGTGTTACCTGTTGGCACCTACCCAGCAACCAAATGGGCCAAACACACCAACCGGGCCTTTTTATCCGTGCAAGTCGACAACCGAACCGGACGGCTTGTCTTGATGAGCGCTGTGGACAACTTGATGAAAGGACAGGCCGCACAAGCCTTTCAATGTCTCAATCTCATGGCAGGTCTGCCGGGTGAAACAGGTTTACCGCTAGTTCCCTTCTATCCCTGA
- a CDS encoding DUF3110 domain-containing protein yields the protein MLVHVLLYDAGQDSEGIHSLELSGQTVVLMFENCDDAERYAGLLEAQDFPTPTVEALDQHEVELFCKEAGYEARLVEAGFVPKTDDERLMLAPPSSNRDVSNWQTENQSVDSVQPSSASDGLDDVRRRLEGLL from the coding sequence ATGCTCGTTCACGTCCTTCTTTACGACGCCGGTCAGGACAGTGAGGGCATCCATTCCCTTGAGTTGTCTGGCCAAACTGTGGTTTTGATGTTTGAAAACTGCGACGACGCCGAACGATATGCAGGCCTGCTAGAGGCTCAGGATTTCCCAACACCAACCGTAGAAGCTCTCGATCAACACGAAGTGGAGCTGTTCTGCAAAGAAGCCGGGTATGAAGCGCGACTTGTCGAAGCAGGTTTTGTTCCCAAAACAGATGATGAGCGCCTGATGCTGGCTCCTCCAAGTTCCAATCGAGACGTCAGCAATTGGCAAACAGAAAATCAATCGGTGGATAGCGTTCAACCATCAAGCGCAAGCGATGGTCTGGATGATGTCCGCCGTCGCCTGGAAGGTTTGCTGTGA
- the mtnP gene encoding S-methyl-5'-thioadenosine phosphorylase: MSTLHSSLQDARVGVIGGSGLYAIEGLESVEEVTLDTPFGVPSDCLRVGQLNGVEVVFLARHGRSHHLLPSEVPYRANIWAMRSLGVRWLISVSAVGSLQEHLRPRDMVVPNQFIDRTMQRPQSFFGDGCVAHVSLADPFCERLSDLLASAATTEMPSGHRLHRGGTYLCMEGPAFSTRAESELYRKWGCDVIGMTNHTEARLAREAEIAYASLSMVTDFDCWHTEHDAVTVEMIIGNLKANAAATGPILFALMEKLGGERPSSPAHHALKDALMTPPDAVPQAIRHRLDLFTSAYWGPATAQSH; this comes from the coding sequence ATGTCCACACTCCATTCTTCCCTCCAAGACGCGCGAGTTGGTGTGATTGGAGGAAGTGGTTTGTATGCGATCGAAGGACTCGAATCCGTTGAGGAGGTCACCTTGGACACTCCATTCGGCGTTCCTTCTGATTGTTTGAGAGTTGGCCAGCTGAATGGAGTTGAGGTGGTGTTTCTTGCCCGTCATGGACGCTCGCACCACCTGCTTCCTAGCGAAGTTCCCTATCGGGCAAATATTTGGGCCATGAGGTCCTTAGGGGTGCGCTGGTTGATCTCGGTTTCCGCCGTGGGATCTCTTCAGGAACATCTGCGCCCTCGAGACATGGTTGTCCCCAATCAGTTCATCGACAGAACGATGCAGAGGCCCCAATCCTTTTTTGGAGATGGCTGCGTTGCCCATGTCAGTTTGGCGGATCCGTTTTGCGAGAGATTGAGTGATCTGCTTGCATCCGCAGCCACTACCGAGATGCCTTCGGGGCATCGCCTGCATCGTGGTGGTACCTATCTGTGCATGGAAGGTCCGGCTTTCTCGACAAGAGCTGAAAGTGAGCTGTACCGCAAGTGGGGTTGCGATGTGATTGGCATGACAAATCACACCGAAGCTCGTTTAGCAAGAGAAGCTGAAATCGCCTATGCCTCCCTCAGCATGGTCACTGATTTTGATTGCTGGCATACCGAGCACGACGCTGTGACCGTTGAAATGATCATTGGCAACCTCAAGGCCAATGCCGCTGCCACGGGGCCAATCCTCTTCGCCCTCATGGAGAAATTAGGCGGTGAACGTCCTTCTTCACCGGCTCATCACGCCCTCAAGGATGCCTTGATGACGCCTCCAGATGCCGTTCCTCAGGCAATCAGGCATCGCCTGGATTTATTCACAAGTGCCTATTGGGGGCCTGCGACTGCTCAATCTCACTGA
- a CDS encoding DUF1257 domain-containing protein has protein sequence MSHLTILPTVITDLELLEETLLAENYLVQRPGLIKTFGQDIYSAELVATDCSGLQMGWKRDVDGSLVLMLDLGQTKDSKGHKTHLKTILRAYALRSALRSADETNLSPSVSTKDQQGAERAIC, from the coding sequence ATGTCCCATCTGACCATCCTGCCAACCGTCATCACGGACCTCGAGCTTCTTGAGGAAACTCTGTTGGCAGAGAACTATCTCGTACAGCGACCAGGGCTGATCAAAACGTTTGGCCAGGATATTTATTCAGCTGAATTAGTAGCCACAGATTGCAGCGGGCTGCAAATGGGCTGGAAGCGCGATGTCGATGGATCGTTGGTGTTGATGCTGGACCTTGGTCAAACCAAAGATTCCAAAGGACATAAAACGCATCTAAAAACTATTTTGCGGGCCTACGCCCTGAGGTCAGCCCTGCGCTCCGCAGACGAAACCAACTTGAGTCCTTCCGTTTCAACGAAAGACCAGCAGGGAGCTGAGCGAGCCATTTGTTGA
- the murQ gene encoding N-acetylmuramic acid 6-phosphate etherase: MNPSENRGYLTTEQSNPRSVDLDVLSTDDLVKLFIDEDRRPQLAVEGASEALSAAIDAVALRLSKGGRLFYIGAGTSGRLGVLDAAECPPTFCSPPELVQGVLAGGAPALLRSSEGLEDLETAGVDDLKGLQFGADDCLVGIAAGGTTPYVRGALQYAVDLDALAIAMACVPAEQAPMPCHLDIRLNTGPELLTGSTRLKAGTATKMALNILSTGVMVKLGKVYGNRMVDVAASNSKLVDRSLRILTDLVGLSREQGLPLLTEAQGSVKRALVMAAGSMDLQDAHTLLDNHDGNLRAALGSIGITLNATAQ, encoded by the coding sequence GTGAATCCCTCCGAAAATCGGGGCTACCTCACAACAGAGCAGTCCAACCCCCGCAGCGTTGATTTGGACGTTTTGTCCACAGACGATCTGGTGAAGCTATTCATCGATGAGGATCGCAGACCTCAATTAGCTGTTGAAGGTGCTTCAGAAGCTCTCAGTGCGGCAATCGATGCTGTGGCATTGCGTTTAAGCAAAGGCGGGCGCCTTTTTTACATTGGAGCAGGAACCTCCGGCCGTCTTGGTGTTTTGGATGCTGCTGAATGTCCGCCTACCTTTTGCAGCCCACCAGAATTGGTACAGGGTGTTTTGGCCGGAGGTGCTCCGGCCCTTCTGCGCAGTTCAGAGGGACTTGAGGATCTAGAGACGGCTGGAGTTGACGACCTCAAAGGACTTCAATTCGGCGCAGACGATTGTTTGGTTGGCATTGCCGCTGGTGGCACCACACCTTATGTACGTGGTGCACTGCAATACGCCGTTGATTTGGATGCTTTGGCTATCGCTATGGCCTGCGTACCCGCAGAACAGGCACCCATGCCTTGCCACCTGGACATCCGCTTGAACACAGGACCAGAACTACTGACAGGATCAACGCGTTTGAAGGCGGGAACAGCCACAAAAATGGCACTCAATATCCTTTCCACCGGGGTGATGGTGAAGTTGGGAAAGGTCTACGGGAACCGCATGGTTGATGTCGCTGCCAGCAACAGCAAGCTTGTCGACCGCTCCCTGAGAATTTTGACCGATCTCGTTGGTTTATCTCGTGAGCAGGGGCTTCCATTGCTGACGGAGGCACAGGGATCGGTCAAAAGGGCTCTGGTGATGGCGGCTGGATCCATGGATCTTCAAGACGCCCATACCCTGCTGGATAATCATGACGGCAACCTACGCGCAGCCCTTGGTTCGATCGGAATCACCCTGAATGCAACCGCTCAGTGA